In Mus musculus strain C57BL/6J chromosome 1, GRCm38.p6 C57BL/6J, a single genomic region encodes these proteins:
- the Eif2d gene encoding eukaryotic translation initiation factor 2D isoform X8, translated as MDDLLLRCFLHALKSRVKKADLPLLTSTLLGSHMFSCCPEGQQLDIKKSSYKKLSKFLQHMQQEQIVQVKELSKGVESIVAVDWRHPRITSFVIPEPSLTSQTVQEVSREQPYLPPDIKSLYCVPANMTQLFLESGHKKGSTLEGSEVRKIITDYAKRNRLVDADNRNLVKLDPILCDCILEKNEQHLVTKLPWDCLLTRCLKNMQPAYQVTFPGQEPILKKGKLCPIDITLALKTYNKKVTVVRNLETYGLDPCSVAAILQQRCQASTIVSPAPGAKDSLQVQVQGNQIHHLGQLLLEEYRLPGKYIQGLEKAPKPGKK; from the exons ATGGACGATCTGTTACTGCGGTGCTTCCTTCATGCCCTGAAGAGTCGAGTCAAGAAAGCTGACCTCCCGTTGCTCACCAGCACTCTCCTTGGCAGTCACATGTTCTCCTGCTG TCCTGAAGGACAGCAACTGGATATAAAGAAGTCAAGCTATAAAAAG ctctCTAAGTTCCTGCAGCACATGCAGCAGGAGCAGATTGTCCAGGTCAAGGAGCTGAGCAAAGGGGTGGAGAGCATTGTGGCTGTGGACTGGAGGCACCCGAG GATCACGTCTTTCGTCATCCCCGAGCCTTCCCTGACTTCCCAGACTGTCCAGGAAGTTAGCAGGGAACAGCCCTATCTCCCTCCAGATATAAAATCCCTCTACTGTGTCCCAGCCAACATGACCCAGCTCTTCCTGGAGTCTGGCCACAA GAAGGGGAGCACCCTTGAGGGCAGTGAGGTCCGAAAGATCATCACGGACTATGCCAAGAGAAACAGACTGGTGGATGCAGACAACAGAAA TCTGGTGAAGTTGGATCCTATCTTATGTGACTGCATCTTAGAGAAAAATGAGCAGCACTTGGTCACGAAGCTCCCATGGGACTGTCTCCTGACCAG GTGTTTGAAAAATATGCAGCCTGCCTACCAAGTAACATTTCCTGGCCAGGAACCCATTCTAAAGAAAGGGAAACTCTGTCCAATTGATATCACCCTTGCACTGAAGACCTATAATAAAAAG GTGACTGTGGTCCGGAACTTGGAGACCTATGGTCTAGATCCGTGCTCAGTGGCCGCCATTCTCCAGCAGCGATGTCAGGCAAGCACCATCGTCTCTCCTGCCCCTGGGGCCAAAGACAGTCTGCAGGTGCAGGTCCAGGGAAACCAGATCCACCACCTTGGCCAGCTACTGCTTG AAGAGTATCGGCTCCCTGGAAAATACATCCAAGGCCTAGAAAAGGCCCCCAAACCTGGCAAGAAGTGA
- the Eif2d gene encoding eukaryotic translation initiation factor 2D isoform X9 yields the protein MDDLLLRCFLHALKSRVKKADLPLLTSTLLGSHMFSCCPEGQQLDIKKSSYKKLSKFLQHMQQEQIVQVKELSKGVESIVAVDWRHPRITSFVIPEPSLTSQTVQEVSREQPYLPPDIKSLYCVPANMTQLFLESGHKKGSTLEGSEVRKIITDYAKRNRLVDADNRNLVKLDPILCDCILEKNEQHLVTKLPWDCLLTRCLKNMQPAYQVTFPGQEPILKKGKLCPIDITLALKTYNKKVTVVRNLETYGLDPCSVAAILQQRCQASTIVSPAPGAKDSLQVQVQGNQIHHLGQLLLEIMW from the exons ATGGACGATCTGTTACTGCGGTGCTTCCTTCATGCCCTGAAGAGTCGAGTCAAGAAAGCTGACCTCCCGTTGCTCACCAGCACTCTCCTTGGCAGTCACATGTTCTCCTGCTG TCCTGAAGGACAGCAACTGGATATAAAGAAGTCAAGCTATAAAAAG ctctCTAAGTTCCTGCAGCACATGCAGCAGGAGCAGATTGTCCAGGTCAAGGAGCTGAGCAAAGGGGTGGAGAGCATTGTGGCTGTGGACTGGAGGCACCCGAG GATCACGTCTTTCGTCATCCCCGAGCCTTCCCTGACTTCCCAGACTGTCCAGGAAGTTAGCAGGGAACAGCCCTATCTCCCTCCAGATATAAAATCCCTCTACTGTGTCCCAGCCAACATGACCCAGCTCTTCCTGGAGTCTGGCCACAA GAAGGGGAGCACCCTTGAGGGCAGTGAGGTCCGAAAGATCATCACGGACTATGCCAAGAGAAACAGACTGGTGGATGCAGACAACAGAAA TCTGGTGAAGTTGGATCCTATCTTATGTGACTGCATCTTAGAGAAAAATGAGCAGCACTTGGTCACGAAGCTCCCATGGGACTGTCTCCTGACCAG GTGTTTGAAAAATATGCAGCCTGCCTACCAAGTAACATTTCCTGGCCAGGAACCCATTCTAAAGAAAGGGAAACTCTGTCCAATTGATATCACCCTTGCACTGAAGACCTATAATAAAAAG GTGACTGTGGTCCGGAACTTGGAGACCTATGGTCTAGATCCGTGCTCAGTGGCCGCCATTCTCCAGCAGCGATGTCAGGCAAGCACCATCGTCTCTCCTGCCCCTGGGGCCAAAGACAGTCTGCAGGTGCAGGTCCAGGGAAACCAGATCCACCACCTTGGCCAGCTACTGCTTG AAATCATGTGGTGA
- the Eif2d gene encoding eukaryotic translation initiation factor 2D isoform X7, with protein MDDLLLRCFLHALKSRVKKADLPLLTSTLLGSHMFSCCPEGQQLDIKKSSYKKLSKFLQHMQQEQIVQVKELSKGVESIVAVDWRHPRITSFVIPEPSLTSQTVQEVSREQPYLPPDIKSLYCVPANMTQLFLESGHKKGSTLEGSEVRKIITDYAKRNRLVDADNRNLVKLDPILCDCILEKNEQHLVTKLPWDCLLTRCLKNMQPAYQVTFPGQEPILKKGKLCPIDITLALKTYNKKVTVVRNLETYGLDPCSVAAILQQRCQASTIVSPAPGAKDSLQVQVQGNQIHHLGQLLLGENTGTLHLPAQYPHPHVQNKPEIPHLSCCGLPASHDSI; from the exons ATGGACGATCTGTTACTGCGGTGCTTCCTTCATGCCCTGAAGAGTCGAGTCAAGAAAGCTGACCTCCCGTTGCTCACCAGCACTCTCCTTGGCAGTCACATGTTCTCCTGCTG TCCTGAAGGACAGCAACTGGATATAAAGAAGTCAAGCTATAAAAAG ctctCTAAGTTCCTGCAGCACATGCAGCAGGAGCAGATTGTCCAGGTCAAGGAGCTGAGCAAAGGGGTGGAGAGCATTGTGGCTGTGGACTGGAGGCACCCGAG GATCACGTCTTTCGTCATCCCCGAGCCTTCCCTGACTTCCCAGACTGTCCAGGAAGTTAGCAGGGAACAGCCCTATCTCCCTCCAGATATAAAATCCCTCTACTGTGTCCCAGCCAACATGACCCAGCTCTTCCTGGAGTCTGGCCACAA GAAGGGGAGCACCCTTGAGGGCAGTGAGGTCCGAAAGATCATCACGGACTATGCCAAGAGAAACAGACTGGTGGATGCAGACAACAGAAA TCTGGTGAAGTTGGATCCTATCTTATGTGACTGCATCTTAGAGAAAAATGAGCAGCACTTGGTCACGAAGCTCCCATGGGACTGTCTCCTGACCAG GTGTTTGAAAAATATGCAGCCTGCCTACCAAGTAACATTTCCTGGCCAGGAACCCATTCTAAAGAAAGGGAAACTCTGTCCAATTGATATCACCCTTGCACTGAAGACCTATAATAAAAAG GTGACTGTGGTCCGGAACTTGGAGACCTATGGTCTAGATCCGTGCTCAGTGGCCGCCATTCTCCAGCAGCGATGTCAGGCAAGCACCATCGTCTCTCCTGCCCCTGGGGCCAAAGACAGTCTGCAGGTGCAGGTCCAGGGAAACCAGATCCACCACCTTGGCCAGCTACTGCTTG GTGAGAACACTGGGACTCTGCATTTACCAGCTCAATACCCCCATCCCCATGTGCAGAACAAGCCAGAAATCCCACACCTGTCCTGCTGTGGTCTCCCCGCATCACATGATTCGATCTGA